The window GGTTCGTCTCGTACGACGCCGAGACGGGGTTCGTGGTTCTCGCGGACCGCACCGACGAGGTCCGGGCGCACCTCGAGGTGATGACGACTGACTGACGCCCCGTGACACGCCGCGGACGGGCGATCGACCGGCGCCGCCCGTTCGCGGCACCTCACGGAGGAGTACCCATGGCACTCCAGGACCAACGAACCCAGCCCGCGGACGTCGTCCACCTCGAGTTCCGGCTGACGGACCCGTCACACCCGTTCGTCGGCCTCTCGACGGTCGGGGACTGCGAGGTCGAACTGATCGAGAGCTACCCCCGGCGAACGGGGGGATACAGGAGCATCTACTCGGTCGCCAACGCCGATCCGGACAGGGTGCTCGGGCGTGCGGCGGCCATCGCGGACGGGGGCGCACAGTTCGTCTCCCGTCGAGCGGACGGAGGGCTCCTGGAACTGTGCACGAACGGGATGAGCCCGGCGGCGTTCCTGGCCGAGGGCGGCGCGCTCCCGCGCGAGGTGACCGCCGTCGGTGGCGAGGGCCGCATCACCGCGGAACTGTTCGCGGAGACGAGCGACCACGGCGTCGCCGAGGCCTTCCTGGCCACCCACCCGACGGCGGAACTGGTCGCCCACCGGCAGCGGTCGGAGTACACGGCTGCGGCCGGCAGTCGGGGACTCAACGAGGCCGTCCGCACCAGGCTCACGGACCGCCAGCGCGAGGCGCTCCGGGCCGCCCACGAGGAGGGCTACTTCGAGTGGCCGCGCGAGGCGACCGGCGAGGACCTGGCCGAGCGGCTGGGCATCACGCCGCCGACCTTCTCCCAGCACCTCCGGGCGGCGGAGCGAAAGCTCGTGGCCGCGGCGTTCGAGTGACGACGCGGCGACGGCGATCCGCAAAGTACGTGTCCCGGTTCCGTCAATTCGGGATCATGCGACACTCCCGCAGGCGAACGATCGCCCTCCTCGCCGGCGCGGCCCTCCCCGCGACCGCCGGGTGCACAGGGGACGGCGCGGCCGGCGACGGCGAGACGGTGACCGCGGACGGCGCGACCGACGGCGACGCGACCGAGTCGTCGACCGATCCGGCGCTGGTAGTCACCGTCTCGGGCCCCGACGGCGAGCGGACCTTCTTCGACGGAACGGACGTCGCCACCGTCGGCGAGGCGGGGCGCGCCCGGAGCGGCGGCTACCGGCTCCGGGTCGAACTGGACGAATCAGGCACGACCGCGGCGAGCGAGGCGTTCGGCGCGGTCGGCGGCGTCGACGCGCCCGGCGAGACGACGGTCGCGATCGCGGTCGACGGCGAGGAGACGGGGTCGTTCGAGGTGCGACCGGACCTCGCGCGGGCGATCGCCGCCGGCGAGTGGCGCGGCGAGTTCGTCCTCACGTTCGCGAACGAGTCCAACGCCGAGGCCGCGCGAGAGACGATCGTCGGGGACTGAACGGGCCGCTGCTCTCTCCTACCGCAACTCCCGCTCTTGCTCCCACGCCCGAACGAGCCGCGTCAGCGCCTCGTTGACCGGCACCGGCTCGTCGGCCCGCTCGACGACCGCTCCGTTGATCGCGTCGATCTCCGTCCGCCGACCCCGCTGCAGGTCCCGCCGCATCGAGGAGACGTTCTCGGCGGTCGCCTCGGCGACGCGCTCGACGGCCGCGACGGCCTCGTCGTCGGGGAGATCAACCCCGTCAGTGCGAGCGACGCGGGCCGTCTCCCGTGCGGCCGCGCGCGCGAGGTCGTTCGCGGGCCCGTCGAGCAGCGCGCCGTTGGGCAGGTCTGAAAGCGCCGTCGTCGCGTTGATCCCGGCGTTGACCGCCAGTTTCTCCCAGAGCCGGCGGGGCATGTCCGTCGCGACGGTCGTCTCGACGCCGGCCTCGTCGAACGCCGCGCCGACGCGCTCGGCAGCCGGGCTCTCGCCGCCCTCGCGCGGTCCGAGGACCACCTCGCCGACGCCGGTGCACTCGACGCTGCCCGGTTCGTCGAGGCGCGCACCATAGGTGCAGGTGCCGGCCAGCACGGGGCAGTCGAGGGCCGCGGCCAGGCGCTCCTCGTTGCCCAGCCCGTTCTGGACGGAGAGGCAGGCCCCGAGGTCGCAGTCGGCCAGCGCGGCGGCGGCCTGGGGCGTGTCGTGGGCCTTGACCGCGACGACGGCGAGGTCCCAGCCGCTCCCGTCCCCGGCGTCCGCGGCCGCGGTGACGGCCTCGGGCCTGAGGTGCGTCTCGACCGCCCCCGTGATCCGGAGCCCGTCCTCGCGGATCGCGGCGGCGTGGGGGTCCCGGCCGACCAGTGTCACGTCGTGGTCGCGGGCCAGCAGTCCTCCGAGCAGGCTGCCGAGGCTGCCGGCGCCGAAGACGAGGACGTCCATGAGCGAGGGTGGTCAGCGCGGGAGAAAAGCGCGTCGGGCCTAGGAGAACAGGCTGGTGTGGACGGGCGCGTAGTCGTTGCCGCCGTCGTCGTCATCGTCGTCGACGGTGTCGGAGATGGCGTTGCCGGTCAGTCCCTCCTCGAGGAAGTCCGAAAGCGGCGGGCCGACCCGGTCGGGCTCGACGAGGAAGGCGTCGTGGCCGTAGTCTGAGTCGACGACGTGGTGGGCGGTGTCGGTGTCCGTCTCGCGGAACGCCTCGGCCAGCGCCTCGGACTGCTCGGTGGTGAAGTGCCAGTCGCCGGTAAAGGAGACCAGCAGCGCCTCGCCGTCGAACGCCGCGAGCGCGTCGGCGTCGGACTCGAAGCCGGCCGAGAGGTCGTAGTTGTCCATCGCGCGGGTCAGGTAGAGATAGCTGTTGGCGTCGAACCGCTCGACGAACTTCGTCGAGTTGTAGTCGAGGAACGACTCGACGTCGCGATACGGGAAGAACCGGCCCGCGGGGTCGGTGGGGAACTCCCGCTCGAACTCGCGGGTGGCGGCGCGGCGGCCGAAGCGGCGCTCCATCGAGGACTTCGAGAAGTACATCACGTGGCCCAGCTGGCGGGCCAGCGCGAGGCCCTCGTCCGGGTGCTCGCCGTCGTCGCCGTAGTAGTGGCCGTCGTTCCAGTCGGGATCCGTGGTGATGGCGCGCTGGGCGATGGAGTCGAGCGCGAGGCACTGGGCGTCCAGCCGCGGCGCGGCGGCGACCGACGCCACCTTCTCGACGTGGTCGGGGTGGCGCTTGACCCACTCGAGGGCGTTCATGCCGCCGACGCTGCCGCCGACGACGGCGTGGAGGTGCGGGACGCCGAGTTCGTCGAGGACGAGGCGCTGGGCCTCCGTCCAGTCGGTGACCGTCACCGGCGGGAACTCCGTGGCGTAGGGCTCGCCCGTCTCGGGGTTCTCCGAGGCGGGCCCGCTCGTGCCGTAGCACGAGCCGGGCACGTTCACGCACACCACGAAGTACTCGTTCGTGTCGATGGCCTTGCCCGGGCCGACGATGTCGTCCCACCAGGCGAACGCCTGGTCGGCGTCCTGGAAGCGGCCCTGCGAGGCGACGTGGGCGCTGCCGGTCAGCGCGTGGCAGACGAGGACGGCGTTGTCCCCGTCGAACTCGCCGTAGGTCTCGTAGGCGACCTCCAGTTCCGGGATCGTCTCGCCGCACTCGAACTCGAACGCGCCCAGCGAGACGGTGTTGTTGTCTACCTCCATCCTGTCACCCCCGTCGCTGT of the Halomicrobium salinisoli genome contains:
- a CDS encoding bacterio-opsin activator domain-containing protein, translating into MALQDQRTQPADVVHLEFRLTDPSHPFVGLSTVGDCEVELIESYPRRTGGYRSIYSVANADPDRVLGRAAAIADGGAQFVSRRADGGLLELCTNGMSPAAFLAEGGALPREVTAVGGEGRITAELFAETSDHGVAEAFLATHPTAELVAHRQRSEYTAAAGSRGLNEAVRTRLTDRQREALRAAHEEGYFEWPREATGEDLAERLGITPPTFSQHLRAAERKLVAAAFE
- a CDS encoding ketopantoate reductase family protein; this encodes MDVLVFGAGSLGSLLGGLLARDHDVTLVGRDPHAAAIREDGLRITGAVETHLRPEAVTAAADAGDGSGWDLAVVAVKAHDTPQAAAALADCDLGACLSVQNGLGNEERLAAALDCPVLAGTCTYGARLDEPGSVECTGVGEVVLGPREGGESPAAERVGAAFDEAGVETTVATDMPRRLWEKLAVNAGINATTALSDLPNGALLDGPANDLARAAARETARVARTDGVDLPDDEAVAAVERVAEATAENVSSMRRDLQRGRRTEIDAINGAVVERADEPVPVNEALTRLVRAWEQERELR
- the metX gene encoding homoserine O-acetyltransferase MetX codes for the protein MEVDNNTVSLGAFEFECGETIPELEVAYETYGEFDGDNAVLVCHALTGSAHVASQGRFQDADQAFAWWDDIVGPGKAIDTNEYFVVCVNVPGSCYGTSGPASENPETGEPYATEFPPVTVTDWTEAQRLVLDELGVPHLHAVVGGSVGGMNALEWVKRHPDHVEKVASVAAAPRLDAQCLALDSIAQRAITTDPDWNDGHYYGDDGEHPDEGLALARQLGHVMYFSKSSMERRFGRRAATREFEREFPTDPAGRFFPYRDVESFLDYNSTKFVERFDANSYLYLTRAMDNYDLSAGFESDADALAAFDGEALLVSFTGDWHFTTEQSEALAEAFRETDTDTAHHVVDSDYGHDAFLVEPDRVGPPLSDFLEEGLTGNAISDTVDDDDDDGGNDYAPVHTSLFS